The genomic segment GCCGGTTATGACGGTTTCCATCGCACGGCCCCGTCGGCGCACCCGCTGGCGGATCACCGGCGTCGGCCCGGACATGCCCACCAGTACGTCGGGGCGGACAACACTGTCGACCCACACCCGCACGGTCGCCGTGATCCGGGCGACGTCGTCGGGGCCGAGGGTGGTGGCGGCGAAGATCGGCTGTTTGATCAGCGCCCAGTCGGCCACGACCGTGTGGCCGGCGGCGAGTAGCCCGGCGATGTACCGCAACTGGGCAACCCGTAGCGCCACAAAGGTCAACTCGACCCGCAACGCCGACCCGTCGGACCGGTCAGCGGCCAGCATCTGAGGTAGGAACGGATTGGCGTCGAACGGGTCGTACACCACCGTCGCGCCGAGCTCTGCGGCCAGTCGCGAGGCCAGAGTGGTCTTGCCGACCCCGGTCGGTCCCTCGACTGCGATGTATAGGCCCTTCATCGCAGGCCCGCAAGCAGCCGCCGCCACAGTGGGTTCCGTCGGGGAGGGGCCGCACAGGCCAGGACCGGCAGCGCCGTGGTGCTGTCCAGTAGCGCGAGTTTGTTCCGGTAGCGGTTCCGGG from the Solwaraspora sp. WMMD1047 genome contains:
- a CDS encoding deoxynucleoside kinase, which encodes MKGLYIAVEGPTGVGKTTLASRLAAELGATVVYDPFDANPFLPQMLAADRSDGSALRVELTFVALRVAQLRYIAGLLAAGHTVVADWALIKQPIFAATTLGPDDVARITATVRVWVDSVVRPDVLVGMSGPTPVIRQRVRRRGRAMETVITGAHLDALSAAFDAAYAVWERPLIRLDVATFDTFHRPHLRELARQVRQLSLPSEMR